One Brevibacillus choshinensis genomic window carries:
- a CDS encoding sulfate ABC transporter substrate-binding protein codes for MSKKANPIQAFWKQFGFIALAVAIGGCSSASNTTPSASGESKSTQAAVELLNVSYDPTREFYQDVNNEFAAEWKQKTGQTVTIKQSHGGSGKQSRSVIDGLEADVVTLALAYDIDAMAERGLIPADWQKKRPDNSSPYTSTIVFLVRKGNPKQIKDWDDLIKPGISVITPNPKTSGGARWNYLAAWGYALEKNNHDEAKAKEFVTSLFKNVPVLDSGARGSTTTFVERGIGDVLIAWENEAYLAVNELGKDKFEIVNPSLSILAEPPVTIVDKYADKHKTREVADAYLQFLYSQKGQELAAKHYYRPRNQEVLKAHTPAFPQIKLYTIDEWFGGWTKAQKDHFSDQGIFDQIYKP; via the coding sequence ATGAGCAAGAAAGCCAACCCCATCCAAGCCTTTTGGAAACAATTCGGATTCATCGCATTAGCCGTTGCGATCGGGGGGTGCTCTTCGGCATCCAACACGACGCCCAGTGCGTCAGGCGAGAGCAAATCCACGCAAGCAGCTGTTGAATTGCTGAATGTTTCCTACGATCCTACCCGCGAGTTTTATCAGGATGTGAACAATGAATTTGCTGCCGAATGGAAGCAAAAGACCGGGCAGACCGTGACCATCAAGCAATCGCACGGCGGGTCAGGCAAACAATCGCGATCTGTGATTGACGGCTTGGAAGCGGATGTAGTGACACTGGCGTTGGCCTATGATATCGATGCGATGGCAGAACGGGGCTTGATCCCCGCTGATTGGCAAAAAAAACGGCCCGACAACAGCTCACCATACACTTCTACGATCGTCTTCCTGGTACGCAAGGGAAATCCCAAGCAGATCAAAGATTGGGATGATTTGATCAAGCCCGGCATTTCCGTCATCACACCCAATCCGAAAACATCAGGTGGCGCTAGATGGAACTATTTGGCTGCGTGGGGCTACGCATTGGAAAAGAACAACCATGATGAAGCAAAGGCGAAGGAATTCGTAACCAGTCTGTTTAAAAACGTTCCCGTGCTCGATTCGGGCGCACGCGGCTCTACGACGACGTTCGTTGAGCGGGGAATTGGAGATGTGCTCATCGCTTGGGAAAACGAAGCCTACCTCGCCGTCAACGAGCTTGGCAAAGACAAGTTTGAGATCGTGAATCCTTCGCTCAGCATCTTGGCAGAGCCACCCGTTACGATCGTGGACAAATATGCGGATAAGCACAAGACAAGAGAAGTCGCCGATGCCTATCTGCAGTTCTTGTACAGCCAAAAAGGGCAAGAGCTGGCGGCCAAACATTACTACCGTCCTCGAAACCAAGAGGTGCTCAAAGCCCATACCCCAGCTTTCCCGCAAATCAAGCTATACACCATTGATGAATGGTTCGGGGGATGGACGAAAGCCCAGAAAGACCATTTCTCCGACCAAGGCATCTTCGACCAAATCTATAAGCCATAA
- the cysT gene encoding sulfate ABC transporter permease subunit CysT yields MRKTLRNKGFLPGFGMTMGYTIIYLSLLVLIPLSVLFLKATTMSWEQFVGTILDARVLASIRVSILSSFFAACVNAVFGVLVAWVLARYEFFGKRIIDGIVDLPFALPTAVGGIALTSIYAENGWLGQYLAEWGIKVAYTPLGIWVALTFIGLPFVVRTVQPVLQDWDLQMEEAAATLGATRWSTFIRVILPHLMPAVVTGFALAFARALGEYGSVVFISGNMPLKTEIVPLLIMTKLEQFDYAGATAIATVMLVASFVMLLIINYLQWRINKFDAAR; encoded by the coding sequence ATGAGAAAAACATTGCGTAACAAAGGGTTCCTGCCCGGATTTGGCATGACCATGGGCTATACGATTATTTACCTGAGCCTGCTCGTGCTCATCCCGCTTTCCGTCCTTTTTTTGAAGGCGACGACGATGAGCTGGGAACAGTTTGTCGGGACGATCCTCGATGCCAGGGTGCTGGCATCGATCCGCGTGAGCATACTGTCTTCTTTTTTTGCTGCCTGCGTCAATGCAGTGTTTGGAGTGCTGGTAGCCTGGGTGCTTGCTCGTTATGAATTCTTCGGGAAGCGCATCATTGATGGAATCGTGGATTTGCCCTTCGCTTTGCCGACTGCAGTGGGAGGTATTGCCCTGACCTCGATCTATGCCGAAAACGGCTGGCTCGGGCAGTACTTGGCGGAGTGGGGCATCAAGGTCGCGTACACTCCGCTCGGCATCTGGGTCGCGCTGACGTTCATCGGGTTGCCGTTCGTCGTCCGTACCGTGCAGCCCGTCTTGCAGGACTGGGATCTGCAAATGGAGGAAGCGGCCGCCACGCTTGGCGCGACGAGGTGGAGCACCTTCATTCGTGTCATTCTGCCGCACTTGATGCCAGCGGTCGTCACGGGATTTGCATTGGCGTTTGCTCGTGCGCTGGGGGAATACGGTTCTGTCGTGTTTATCTCGGGGAATATGCCGCTGAAGACAGAGATTGTTCCGCTGCTGATCATGACCAAGCTGGAGCAATTCGATTATGCAGGCGCAACCGCGATCGCGACGGTCATGCTTGTGGCTTCCTTCGTGATGCTGCTCATCATCAATTACCTGCAATGGAGAATCAATAAATTTGATGCCGCACGATAG
- the cysW gene encoding sulfate ABC transporter permease subunit CysW, with protein sequence MKHLTEPRYVRWLLISLAMLFLALFLILPLIAVFTEAFKQGAEVFAAAITEPETLSAVKLTLLVAAISVPLNVTFGIAAAWAIAKFSFRGKNVLLTLIDLPFAVSPVIAGLIFVLLFGSQGVLGPWLETTDIKIIFAVPGIILATTFVTFPFVARELIPIMEAQGKDEEEAAVSLGASGWKTFWRVTLPNVKWGLLYGVILCNARAMGEFGAVSVVSGHIRGMTNTLPLHVEILYNEYQFAAAFAVATLLAVLALVTLILKSLVEWKTQREHSAEEEQHHYEGSGERAV encoded by the coding sequence GTGAAGCATTTGACCGAGCCGCGCTACGTTCGCTGGCTGTTGATCAGCCTTGCCATGTTATTTCTTGCGCTGTTTCTGATCCTGCCCCTCATCGCTGTCTTCACGGAAGCGTTCAAGCAGGGAGCAGAAGTATTCGCTGCCGCGATCACAGAGCCTGAGACGTTGTCTGCTGTGAAGCTGACCTTGCTTGTGGCAGCCATCAGTGTGCCTCTGAACGTAACATTCGGCATTGCGGCAGCCTGGGCCATCGCGAAATTCTCCTTTCGGGGGAAAAATGTGCTGCTCACACTCATCGATCTTCCCTTTGCCGTATCGCCCGTCATTGCCGGACTGATCTTCGTCCTGCTGTTCGGGAGCCAGGGAGTGTTGGGGCCTTGGCTGGAGACAACGGACATCAAGATCATCTTTGCCGTCCCAGGCATTATCCTGGCGACGACCTTCGTCACTTTTCCTTTCGTTGCGCGTGAGCTGATTCCGATCATGGAAGCGCAAGGAAAAGACGAGGAAGAGGCGGCGGTATCCCTCGGTGCGAGCGGATGGAAGACGTTCTGGAGGGTGACCTTGCCCAATGTCAAATGGGGTCTGTTGTACGGGGTGATCCTGTGCAATGCAAGGGCCATGGGGGAATTTGGAGCCGTATCGGTCGTGTCCGGGCACATTCGGGGAATGACGAATACGCTGCCCTTGCACGTGGAAATCTTGTACAACGAATATCAGTTTGCTGCAGCCTTTGCCGTGGCCACACTCCTCGCTGTATTGGCGCTCGTGACGCTCATTCTCAAAAGCCTGGTGGAATGGAAGACACAGCGAGAGCACAGTGCGGAGGAAGAGCAACACCACTACGAGGGATCGGGAGAGAGAGCCGTATGA
- a CDS encoding sulfate/molybdate ABC transporter ATP-binding protein: MSIEVVNITKSYKNFTALSDVSLQIPEGELVALLGPSGSGKTTLLRLIAGLEQPEQGSILFNGEDNTDRDVRERRVGFVFQHYALFRHMNIFDNIAFGLTVRSRKTRPSKQEIHERVHSLLKLVQLEGLAHRYPSQLSGGQRQRVALARALAVEPKFLLLDEPFGALDTKVRQELRRWLRHLHGKLGLTILFVTHDQEEAMELADQVVVMNEGKVEQVGSPEEIYNRPANPFVYSFLGRVNLFHGRLRDGKVQLGETEYETQWGQKTGEYPTIGYMRPHDVEISLVPHVGQSVKAQIRRISLLGPIVRLDLKRLDTEEMFEAELTRQRFLELQLEENKVVYATLHNVSFYVDSQQAIAPSPTLVPLRISI; encoded by the coding sequence ATGAGCATAGAGGTCGTAAATATTACCAAATCCTATAAGAACTTTACGGCATTGAGTGACGTCAGCCTGCAAATACCCGAGGGTGAGTTGGTTGCATTGCTCGGCCCGTCCGGTTCTGGAAAAACAACCTTGCTGCGATTGATTGCAGGACTCGAGCAGCCGGAGCAGGGGAGCATTCTGTTCAATGGCGAAGACAATACAGACCGTGATGTGAGGGAGAGACGTGTAGGATTCGTCTTTCAGCATTACGCCCTGTTTCGACACATGAACATCTTTGACAATATCGCCTTTGGCCTCACCGTCCGCTCCCGCAAGACCCGACCGAGCAAGCAGGAAATCCACGAGCGGGTTCACTCTCTCCTGAAGCTGGTCCAGCTGGAAGGTCTCGCTCATCGTTACCCGTCCCAGCTGTCTGGAGGCCAGCGCCAACGTGTGGCTTTAGCCCGTGCGCTCGCGGTAGAGCCCAAATTTTTGCTGCTCGATGAACCGTTCGGGGCGCTCGATACGAAAGTCAGACAAGAGCTGAGGCGTTGGCTGCGTCACCTGCATGGCAAGCTGGGATTGACGATCCTGTTTGTCACGCACGACCAGGAGGAAGCGATGGAGCTGGCTGATCAGGTCGTGGTCATGAACGAAGGCAAGGTGGAGCAGGTCGGATCACCAGAAGAGATTTACAATCGCCCGGCGAACCCATTTGTCTACAGCTTTCTCGGGCGTGTCAATCTGTTTCACGGCCGGCTCCGTGACGGGAAGGTGCAGCTCGGAGAAACGGAATATGAGACGCAGTGGGGGCAAAAAACCGGGGAGTACCCGACAATCGGATACATGCGGCCGCATGATGTGGAAATCTCGCTCGTTCCTCATGTCGGTCAGTCCGTGAAGGCTCAGATCCGCCGGATTTCCCTGCTAGGTCCGATCGTGCGCTTGGATCTGAAACGGCTCGATACGGAGGAAATGTTCGAGGCCGAGCTGACGCGCCAGCGATTCTTGGAGCTGCAGCTGGAAGAGAACAAAGTCGTTTATGCTACCCTGCATAATGTCTCGTTTTACGTGGATTCCCAGCAAGCGATCGCGCCTTCACCGACACTCGTTCCGCTGCGAATCAGCATTTAG
- a CDS encoding ABC-F family ATP-binding cassette domain-containing protein yields MISTQNVTLRYGKRALFEDVSIKFTPGNCYGLIGANGAGKSTFVKILSGEIEPTSGHVSVTPGERIAVLKQNHFEFDDFEVLKTVIMGHKRLYEIMEEKTALYMKEDFSEADGNRASQLEGEFEELNGWMAEADAASLLIGLGIGTDLHDKLMKDLSGTEKVRVLLAQALFGNPHVLLLDEPTNHLDIESIRWLENFLADYENTVIVVSHDRHFLNKVCTHIADIDFGKIQMYVGNYDFWYESSQLALKMVRDQNKKKEEKMKELQEFIARFSANASKSKQATSRKKLLEKITLEDIRPSSRKYPFINFKPEREAGKNLLQVEGLSKTVEGEKLFDKLHLAINKGDKVAFVGPNELAKTTFFQILMGEVQPDNGTFEWGVTTSQAYFPKDNAEYFSSDLNLVDWLRQYSKEQDETFIRGFLGRMLFSGDEALKKANVLSGGEKVRCMLSKMMLASANVLIMDEPTNHLDLESITALNNGLIDFDGTLLFVSHDHQFVQTIANRIIEFTPKGIIDKMMTYDEYLESDEINRLREEHYA; encoded by the coding sequence ATGATAAGCACTCAGAACGTGACGCTGCGCTACGGCAAACGCGCACTGTTTGAAGATGTATCCATTAAGTTTACCCCTGGTAACTGTTACGGCCTCATCGGCGCGAACGGTGCCGGGAAGTCCACGTTTGTGAAAATTCTCTCCGGAGAGATCGAACCGACGAGCGGGCACGTGTCAGTGACACCCGGCGAGCGGATCGCCGTACTGAAGCAAAACCACTTTGAGTTTGACGATTTCGAAGTCTTGAAGACTGTTATCATGGGTCACAAGCGACTGTATGAAATCATGGAAGAGAAAACGGCTCTCTACATGAAGGAAGACTTCTCGGAAGCCGATGGAAACCGCGCGTCCCAGCTAGAAGGGGAGTTCGAGGAACTGAACGGCTGGATGGCGGAAGCGGATGCAGCGAGCTTGTTGATCGGTCTGGGCATCGGCACCGATCTGCATGACAAGCTGATGAAGGACTTGTCCGGTACGGAAAAAGTGCGAGTCCTGTTGGCGCAAGCTCTGTTTGGCAATCCGCATGTCCTTCTGCTCGATGAGCCTACCAACCACTTGGACATCGAATCCATTCGCTGGCTGGAAAACTTCCTGGCTGATTATGAGAACACCGTTATTGTGGTATCCCATGACCGTCACTTCCTGAACAAAGTGTGCACGCACATCGCGGACATTGACTTTGGCAAGATTCAAATGTATGTGGGTAACTACGACTTCTGGTACGAGTCCAGCCAATTGGCACTGAAGATGGTTCGTGACCAGAATAAGAAAAAAGAAGAAAAAATGAAGGAACTGCAGGAGTTTATCGCGCGGTTCTCCGCGAATGCATCCAAATCCAAGCAGGCTACCTCCCGTAAAAAGCTGCTGGAGAAAATTACCCTGGAGGATATCCGTCCATCCAGCCGCAAATATCCGTTCATCAACTTCAAGCCAGAGCGTGAAGCGGGTAAAAACCTCCTGCAAGTTGAAGGCTTGAGCAAAACGGTGGAAGGCGAAAAGTTGTTCGACAAGCTTCACCTGGCGATCAACAAAGGGGATAAAGTTGCGTTTGTCGGACCAAACGAGCTGGCGAAGACGACTTTCTTCCAAATCCTGATGGGTGAAGTGCAGCCGGACAACGGTACCTTCGAGTGGGGCGTCACGACCTCTCAGGCGTACTTCCCGAAAGACAACGCCGAGTACTTCTCCTCGGATCTCAATCTGGTCGATTGGCTCCGTCAATATTCCAAAGAGCAGGATGAGACATTCATTCGCGGATTCCTCGGACGCATGCTGTTCTCCGGTGATGAAGCATTGAAAAAAGCGAACGTATTGTCCGGGGGCGAAAAAGTTCGCTGCATGCTGTCCAAGATGATGCTGGCAAGCGCCAACGTGCTGATCATGGACGAACCGACGAACCACTTGGACCTCGAATCCATCACCGCATTGAACAACGGACTGATCGATTTCGACGGCACGCTGCTGTTCGTTTCTCATGACCATCAATTCGTTCAAACGATCGCAAACCGCATCATTGAATTCACGCCAAAAGGCATCATCGACAAAATGATGACGTATGATGAATACCTGGAAAGCGATGAAATCAATCGTCTGCGCGAAGAACACTACGCGTAA
- a CDS encoding PucR family transcriptional regulator, with translation MITVRELIAVGGFDEQAILAGDAFLEKELLGVTSFDSPDGHRWLRQGEFVLTTGFPFISQTEPIEAGLIRLIDSLADAGTPGLAIKLGRYIESLPSAVIEHASRKQMPILSFPMEKAWSDVIVPVVRYINDKQRSELEHTHAIYERFHQHLMAGAPVCQLAQLLHETLHMPVTIYAPYHRWNWKSPSADPSHRIAWIERQCGQPAPLSLMSQPLVPLENGSYIRWLLCGQQIQGGILLGDLHRDLHSWEKVAIEQSAALLSLEMERQRTVNETYQRFRNDFLQWLVSGHAGPRDVLTRRAQEVGWELHDHYISVVLTAEVINQKTLTCWQENHALLEMINRHFSRTSDHILTGLDRDNHVLLLVPFDDQLATRPESGILPLLKQALSPNRDFPVSIGVGRCHLGWEGISQSYREAQISLRTAFHTIDSSLAADDRPPLRIQSYRELALERILFAEQPNIEAQLLAEECLSKIVQYDAEKNGQLLQTLQVFIQMDGNHADAANRLYVHKNTIKYRLQLIRELTGLQPENGQDQLLFRIALTVHAIGRHARV, from the coding sequence ATGATCACTGTGCGCGAACTCATTGCGGTCGGTGGCTTTGACGAACAAGCTATCCTCGCAGGCGATGCCTTTTTGGAAAAGGAGCTCTTAGGCGTCACTTCCTTCGACTCGCCGGACGGTCACCGCTGGCTGCGCCAAGGGGAATTTGTCCTGACGACCGGATTTCCTTTTATCTCGCAGACGGAACCGATCGAAGCAGGACTGATTCGGCTCATCGATTCCTTGGCCGATGCAGGAACCCCAGGTCTCGCGATCAAGCTGGGGCGCTATATCGAATCGCTCCCCTCCGCCGTCATAGAGCATGCCTCCCGGAAGCAAATGCCCATTCTCTCTTTTCCCATGGAAAAAGCCTGGTCGGATGTGATCGTCCCCGTCGTTCGCTATATCAATGACAAGCAGCGATCCGAGCTCGAGCATACCCACGCCATCTACGAACGGTTTCATCAGCATCTGATGGCAGGCGCCCCTGTATGTCAGCTCGCCCAGCTGCTGCATGAAACCTTGCACATGCCCGTCACCATCTACGCACCATATCATCGATGGAACTGGAAATCGCCTTCTGCAGACCCTTCCCACAGAATCGCCTGGATCGAGAGACAGTGCGGACAGCCTGCTCCCCTTTCCTTGATGAGCCAACCGCTTGTGCCGCTCGAAAATGGCTCCTACATTCGCTGGCTGCTGTGCGGACAGCAAATACAAGGGGGCATCCTGCTGGGTGATCTGCATCGCGATCTGCATAGCTGGGAAAAAGTCGCCATCGAACAAAGCGCAGCACTCCTGTCACTCGAAATGGAACGCCAGCGTACGGTGAATGAGACCTATCAGCGCTTTCGCAATGATTTTTTGCAATGGCTGGTCAGCGGGCATGCCGGTCCCCGTGACGTGCTGACTCGCAGGGCTCAGGAAGTGGGCTGGGAGCTCCATGATCACTATATCTCAGTGGTACTCACTGCTGAAGTGATCAATCAGAAGACCCTTACCTGTTGGCAGGAAAATCACGCTCTCCTCGAGATGATCAACAGGCACTTTTCCAGAACATCCGATCACATCCTCACAGGGCTCGATCGGGACAACCACGTCCTGCTGCTCGTCCCTTTTGATGATCAACTCGCTACCCGACCGGAAAGCGGCATTCTCCCTCTGTTGAAGCAGGCACTCTCACCGAACCGGGATTTTCCCGTATCGATCGGCGTCGGTCGATGCCACCTGGGATGGGAGGGCATCTCACAAAGCTATCGGGAAGCTCAGATCAGCCTGCGCACCGCATTTCACACAATCGACTCCTCACTCGCTGCGGATGACAGGCCCCCACTCCGTATCCAATCCTACCGGGAACTCGCTCTGGAACGCATCCTGTTTGCCGAGCAGCCGAACATAGAGGCCCAGCTACTCGCAGAGGAGTGCCTCAGTAAAATCGTTCAATACGATGCCGAGAAAAACGGACAATTGCTGCAAACCTTGCAAGTCTTTATTCAGATGGACGGGAATCATGCCGATGCAGCCAATCGGCTCTATGTGCACAAAAACACGATCAAATATCGGCTGCAGCTCATCCGCGAACTGACGGGGCTCCAACCCGAAAATGGGCAGGATCAACTGCTGTTTCGGATCGCCTTGACGGTCCATGCCATTGGGCGCCATGCCCGAGTCTGA
- a CDS encoding DUF3311 domain-containing protein, producing MKARDWLGVLPFVGMLGGVPFVNRVEPYVLGMPFVLFWIVLWVVLTSVIMAVVNRLDPAAREEEHNG from the coding sequence ATGAAAGCTAGAGACTGGCTGGGCGTACTTCCGTTCGTAGGGATGCTGGGAGGCGTACCGTTCGTGAATCGAGTCGAACCGTACGTGCTCGGGATGCCGTTTGTCCTGTTTTGGATCGTGCTTTGGGTCGTACTGACGTCTGTCATCATGGCAGTCGTGAATCGTCTCGACCCTGCTGCGAGAGAGGAGGAGCATAACGGATGA
- a CDS encoding sodium:solute symporter family protein, with amino-acid sequence MNSALIIIFAVLLLAIYSGIRAQKGKDMNMEQWTVGGRGFGSIFIFLLVAGEIYTTFTFLGGSGWAYSKGAPSYYVLSYIALAYVISYWLLPPIWRYAKQHRLVSQSDFFVSKYNSPILGILVAAVGVIAIIPYLILQFKGLGIIVSEASYGSISPAVAVWIGVIGVTIYVMISGIHGSAWTAAIKDILIFFVVVFMGLYLPFHYYGGIQPMFEAVDAANPGFLTFPDEGLSVSWYISTVLVTVFGFYMWPHTFGSVYSAKNENVFRKNTVMLPLYTIMLLFVFFVGFTAILQVPGLKGADGDLSLLRLSLKTFDPWIVGIIGAAGLLTALVPGSMLLMTAATLLAKNVYKVMAPDASEVRIAKIAKLLVPVLSLISLYFTLSGGDTLVTLLLMGYSLVTQLFPALLFSLRRQPWINKYGAFAGITAGVLTVAYVTISKVTIATMFPSWPAVIKDLNIGVVALLINIIVMFGVTLVTRAMLTTSRQPANTEGTPTI; translated from the coding sequence ATGAACAGTGCGCTGATCATCATTTTTGCCGTCCTTCTCCTGGCGATATATTCAGGCATCCGCGCCCAAAAAGGAAAAGACATGAATATGGAGCAGTGGACCGTAGGCGGCAGAGGTTTTGGCTCCATCTTCATTTTCCTGCTTGTGGCCGGAGAGATCTACACCACGTTTACGTTCCTCGGGGGCAGTGGCTGGGCCTACTCCAAAGGGGCGCCATCCTATTACGTCCTATCTTATATCGCTCTCGCTTACGTCATTTCCTATTGGCTCTTGCCGCCGATCTGGCGGTATGCCAAACAGCACAGGCTTGTCTCCCAATCCGATTTTTTTGTCAGCAAATACAATAGCCCCATTCTCGGCATTTTGGTTGCGGCAGTAGGTGTTATCGCAATCATCCCCTACTTGATTCTGCAGTTTAAGGGACTCGGCATCATCGTATCCGAAGCCTCCTACGGATCCATTTCACCCGCAGTAGCGGTTTGGATCGGTGTGATCGGCGTCACGATCTACGTCATGATTTCCGGTATCCATGGATCGGCCTGGACCGCTGCCATCAAAGACATCCTGATCTTTTTCGTCGTGGTCTTCATGGGACTGTATTTGCCATTTCACTATTACGGTGGGATTCAACCGATGTTTGAAGCGGTAGACGCGGCGAATCCCGGGTTCTTGACGTTTCCTGATGAAGGGCTGAGCGTTTCCTGGTACATCTCCACCGTGCTTGTCACCGTGTTTGGTTTTTACATGTGGCCACATACCTTTGGCTCCGTCTATTCCGCGAAGAACGAAAATGTGTTTCGCAAAAATACGGTGATGCTGCCGCTGTATACGATCATGCTCCTGTTCGTATTTTTCGTAGGCTTTACAGCGATTTTGCAAGTTCCGGGGCTGAAAGGCGCTGATGGCGACCTGTCCTTGCTCCGGCTTTCCTTGAAAACCTTTGACCCATGGATCGTCGGGATCATTGGCGCAGCAGGGCTCTTGACTGCGCTCGTGCCGGGATCGATGCTGCTCATGACCGCGGCCACGCTGCTTGCGAAGAACGTCTACAAAGTCATGGCCCCCGATGCTTCCGAGGTACGGATCGCCAAGATAGCCAAACTGTTGGTGCCGGTCCTGTCTTTGATTTCGCTTTATTTTACGCTGAGCGGTGGGGATACCCTCGTGACGCTGCTGCTGATGGGGTACAGCCTGGTCACGCAGTTATTTCCCGCCTTGCTGTTCAGCCTGCGCAGGCAGCCATGGATCAATAAATACGGTGCTTTTGCCGGTATTACAGCAGGCGTGCTGACGGTGGCTTACGTGACCATTTCCAAAGTGACGATCGCCACCATGTTTCCGAGCTGGCCGGCTGTCATCAAGGATCTAAACATCGGAGTCGTTGCCTTGTTGATCAATATCATCGTCATGTTTGGAGTGACGCTCGTGACGCGCGCAATGCT